From one Amia ocellicauda isolate fAmiCal2 chromosome 17, fAmiCal2.hap1, whole genome shotgun sequence genomic stretch:
- the sox8a gene encoding transcription factor SOX-8a, protein MLKMTEEHDKSLAEPPCSPAGTSSSLSQDDSDSDAPCSPTGSDGHGQSRLGKKLEGEEDERFPACIRDAVSQVLKGYDWSLVPMPVRGSGSLKNKPHVKRPMNAFMVWAQAARRKLADQYPHLHNAELSKTLGKLWRLLSENEKRPFVEEAERLRVQHKKDHPDYKYQPRRRKSVKPGQSDSDSGAELNHHPSGQMYKAEPGIGGMTDGHHHPDHAGQPHGPPTPPTTPKTDLHHGGKQDLKQEGRRLLDNGRQNIDFSNVDISELSSDVISNMEAFDVHEFDQYLPLNGHTALPSDHGHGQNPAAGAYASTYSHSGGNGAAIQIWSHKSTTSSSSPASSSEAGQQRHIKTEQLSPSHYSDHSHGSPAHSDYGSYPSQTCASSAASASVAASFSSSQCDYTDLQNSTNYYNPYSSYPSSLYQYPYFHSSRRPYATPILNSLSIPPSHSPTANWDQPVYTTLTRP, encoded by the exons ATGCTGAAAATGACCGAGGAGCACGACAAGTCCCTCGCCGAGCCCCCCTGCAGCCCAGCGGGCACCTCCAGCTCCCTGTCCCAGGACGACTCGGACTCGGACGCGCCGTGCTCCCCGACGGGCTCGGACGGGCACGGGCAGTCCCGGCTGGGCAAGAAGCTGGAGGGCGAGGAGGACGAGCGCTTCCCCGCCTGCATCCGCGACGCCGTGTCCCAGGTGCTCAAGGGCTACGACTGGTCCCTGGTGCCCATGCCGGTGCGCGGCAGCGGCTCCCTGAAGAACAAGCCGCACGTCAAGAGGCCGATGAACGCCTTCATGGTGTGGGCGCAGGCTGCCCGCAGGAAGCTGGCGGACCAGTACCCGCACCTGCACAACGCCGAGCTCAGCAAGACCCTGGGCAAGCTGTGGAG ATTATTATCCGAGAACGAAAAGCGGCCGTTTGTAGAAGAAGCCGAGCGCCTGCGAGTCCAGCACAAGAAAGATCACCCGGATTACAAGTACCAGCCCCGCAGGCGAAAGAGCGTCAAACCCGGCCAGAGCGACTCGGATTCGGGCGCCGAGCTGAACCACCACCCCTCAGGGCAGATGTACAAGGCAGAGCCGGGCATAGGGGGCATGACAGACGGGCACCATCACCCTGACCACGCAG GTCAGCCCCATGGGCCACCAactccccccaccacccctaAAACAGACCTACACCACGGAGGCAAGCAGGATCTGAAACAGGAAGGGAGACGCCTCCTGGACAACGGCCGGCAGAACATCGACTTCAGCAACGTGGACATCTCGGAGCTCAGCAGTGACGTCATCAGCAACATGGAGGCCTTTGACGTGCACGAGTTCGACCAGTACCTGCCGCTGAACGGGCACACCGCGCTGCCTTCGGACCACGGCCACGGACAGAACCCCGCCGCGGGGGCCTACGCTTCCACCTACAGCCACTCGGGTGGAAACGGCGCGGCCATTCAGATCTGGAGTCACAAAAGCACCACGTCCTCCTCCTCGCCCGCGTCCAGCAGCGAGGCAGGTCAGCAGAGACATATCAAGACGGAGCAGCTCAGCCCCAGCCACTACAGCGACCATTCCCACGGCTCCCCGGCCCACTCTGACTACGGCTCGTACCCCAGCCAAACCTGCGCCTCCTCGGCCGCCTCTGCGTCGGTCGCTGCCTCCTTCTCCAGCTCCCAGTGTGATTATACAGACCTTCAAAACTCAACCAACTACTACAACCCCTACTCGAGCTACCCCTCCAGTCTTTACCAGTACCCTTATTTTCACTCATCACGGCGCCCCTATGCAACCCCCATCCTCAACAGTCTGTCCATCCCTCCGTCCCACAGTCCAACAGCCAACTGGGACCAACCGGTGTACACAACTCTCACCAGGCCATAG